The Streptomyces pactum genome contains a region encoding:
- a CDS encoding thiolase family protein, which produces MRDAVVVEAVRTPMGKGKPNGALAHVHPVELLAHTLRTLVERSGVDPALIDDVIGGTVDQVGEQAMNTTRYALLSAGFPESVPATTVDRQCGSSQQAVHFAAQGVMAGAYDLVVACGVESMSRVPMWSNVPPGKDPFGPGVAARYPDGLVPQGISAELIAAKWSLTRERMDAFAAASHHKAAAAWDAGRFDAETAPLDGVARDECVRPASSVEVLAGLRPAYHDPAFAERFPQIEWNVTAGNASPVNDGASAVLITSGETAARLGLRPLARLHSFAVTGSDPLLMLTGVIPATEKVLRRASLSLGDIDLFEVNEAFASVVLAWQQETGADPDRVNVHGGAIALGHPLGASGTRLTTTLVHAMHERGARYGLQTMCEAGGLANAMVLEAV; this is translated from the coding sequence ATGCGTGACGCAGTCGTCGTCGAAGCCGTACGCACCCCCATGGGCAAGGGCAAACCGAACGGTGCCCTCGCGCACGTCCATCCCGTGGAACTCCTCGCGCACACCCTGCGCACCCTCGTCGAGCGGTCCGGCGTCGATCCGGCGCTGATCGACGACGTCATCGGCGGCACCGTCGACCAGGTCGGCGAGCAGGCCATGAACACCACCCGCTACGCCCTCCTGTCGGCCGGTTTCCCCGAGTCCGTCCCCGCGACCACGGTGGACCGCCAGTGCGGCTCCTCCCAGCAGGCCGTCCACTTCGCCGCGCAGGGGGTCATGGCCGGGGCCTACGACCTCGTCGTCGCCTGCGGGGTCGAGTCGATGAGCCGGGTGCCGATGTGGTCGAACGTGCCGCCCGGCAAGGACCCGTTCGGCCCCGGCGTCGCCGCCCGCTACCCGGACGGACTCGTCCCGCAGGGCATCAGCGCCGAGCTGATCGCGGCCAAGTGGTCGCTCACGCGGGAGCGGATGGACGCCTTCGCCGCCGCCTCCCACCACAAGGCCGCGGCGGCCTGGGACGCCGGCCGCTTCGACGCCGAGACCGCGCCCCTGGACGGTGTCGCGCGCGACGAGTGCGTGCGGCCCGCCAGCAGCGTCGAGGTTCTCGCCGGTCTCAGGCCCGCCTACCACGACCCGGCCTTCGCCGAGCGCTTCCCGCAGATCGAGTGGAACGTCACCGCGGGCAACGCCAGCCCGGTCAACGACGGAGCCTCGGCCGTGCTGATCACCTCGGGCGAGACCGCAGCCCGCCTCGGCCTGCGTCCGCTCGCCCGCCTGCACAGCTTCGCCGTCACCGGCTCCGACCCGCTGCTGATGCTGACGGGCGTGATCCCCGCCACCGAGAAGGTACTGCGCAGGGCGTCGCTCTCCCTCGGCGACATCGACCTGTTCGAGGTCAACGAGGCCTTCGCGAGCGTGGTGCTGGCGTGGCAGCAGGAGACCGGCGCCGACCCCGACCGGGTGAACGTGCACGGTGGGGCGATCGCCCTCGGTCATCCCCTCGGCGCGAGCGGCACCCGGCTCACCACGACGCTCGTCCACGCCATGCACGAGCGCGGCGCCCGCTACGGCCTGCAGACGATGTGCGAGGCGGGCGGTCTCGCCAACGCGATGGTTCTGGAGGCGGTGTAA
- a CDS encoding TVP38/TMEM64 family protein, giving the protein MFDATTRSGGTATVSPRTAATELAVATAAGPVAPTGFAARVTRVLLSPWSRFSLLVALLGSAATAVVLFRPQQLLTDGWPPQLGGAAAAVAYAVAYGLCTVAFVPRPLLNLAAGALFGSQLGLASALAGTVLGAGIAFCLGRVLGQEALRPLLRGKWLKAADGQLSRHGFRSMLAARLFPGVPFAAANYCAAVSRMGLLPFLLATALGSIPNTAAYAVAGARASAPTSPAFLIALAGIALPGLAGAVVAWRKRNQLRGR; this is encoded by the coding sequence ATGTTCGATGCCACCACCCGCTCTGGGGGCACCGCCACGGTCTCTCCCCGGACCGCAGCAACGGAGCTCGCCGTCGCCACCGCCGCCGGGCCGGTCGCACCGACCGGCTTCGCCGCCCGCGTGACGAGAGTCCTGCTCTCTCCGTGGTCCCGGTTCTCCCTGCTCGTCGCCCTGCTCGGGTCGGCCGCGACCGCGGTCGTGCTGTTCCGGCCGCAGCAGTTGCTGACCGACGGCTGGCCGCCGCAGCTCGGGGGTGCCGCGGCGGCGGTCGCGTACGCGGTGGCGTACGGACTGTGCACCGTCGCCTTCGTGCCCCGTCCGCTGCTGAACCTGGCCGCGGGCGCCCTGTTCGGTTCCCAGTTGGGCCTCGCCTCCGCGTTGGCGGGGACGGTACTCGGCGCCGGGATCGCCTTCTGCCTCGGCCGGGTGCTGGGTCAGGAGGCGCTGCGCCCGCTGCTGCGGGGCAAGTGGCTGAAGGCCGCGGACGGGCAGCTCAGCCGGCACGGTTTCCGCTCGATGCTGGCGGCGCGGCTGTTCCCGGGGGTGCCGTTCGCCGCCGCCAACTACTGCGCGGCCGTGTCCCGCATGGGCCTGCTGCCGTTCCTGCTGGCGACCGCGCTGGGCTCGATCCCCAACACCGCCGCCTACGCCGTCGCCGGCGCCCGCGCCTCGGCACCGACCTCCCCCGCCTTCCTGATCGCGCTGGCCGGCATCGCCCTGCCGGGGCTGGCGGGTGCGGTGGTGGCCTGGCGCAAGCGGAACCAACTGCGCGGGCGCTGA
- a CDS encoding DNA alkylation repair protein, producing MSVTARGIPNVPRSALADTVLERLTDVYAAAADPERAVAMRAYMKDVAPFLGLTSPVRRSLSRTVLEGLPRPGESDCTALALRCWRLPEREYHYFAVDFLRRYVTHCSSGFLPVVRHLLTTVPWWDTVDLLAAHVVGGLVAADRGLTADMDAWIADEDRWLVRTALLHQLRHRERTDTDRLFGYCLRQSGHTDFFVRKAIGWCLREYAKTDPDAVRAFVAEHGQRLAPLSVREALRNTGP from the coding sequence ATGAGCGTCACAGCCAGGGGAATTCCGAACGTGCCGCGCAGCGCTCTCGCCGACACCGTACTGGAGCGGCTCACCGACGTGTACGCCGCCGCGGCCGATCCCGAGCGGGCCGTGGCCATGCGGGCGTACATGAAGGACGTGGCGCCGTTCCTGGGTCTGACCTCCCCTGTTCGCCGCTCCCTGTCCCGCACCGTCCTGGAGGGGCTGCCCCGGCCGGGCGAGTCGGACTGCACCGCGCTCGCGCTGCGCTGCTGGCGGCTGCCCGAGCGCGAATACCACTACTTCGCCGTCGACTTCCTGCGCCGGTATGTGACGCACTGCTCCTCCGGTTTCCTGCCCGTGGTCCGTCATCTGCTCACCACGGTGCCGTGGTGGGACACCGTGGACCTGCTCGCCGCGCATGTCGTCGGCGGGCTGGTCGCGGCCGACCGCGGCCTCACGGCCGACATGGACGCCTGGATCGCGGACGAGGACCGGTGGCTGGTCCGCACGGCCTTGCTCCACCAACTGCGGCACCGGGAACGCACGGACACCGACCGTCTCTTCGGCTACTGCCTGCGCCAGTCCGGCCACACCGACTTCTTCGTCCGCAAGGCAATCGGCTGGTGCCTGCGCGAGTACGCCAAGACCGACCCGGACGCCGTACGCGCCTTCGTGGCCGAGCACGGGCAGCGCCTCGCCCCGCTCTCCGTGCGGGAGGCGCTGCGGAACACCGGCCCGTAG
- the tuf gene encoding elongation factor Tu, protein MSKTAYVRTKPHLNIGTMGHVDHGKTTLTAAITKVLAERGAGTFVPFDRIDRAPEEAARGITINIAHVEYETDTRHYAHVDMPGHADYVKNMVTGAAQLDGAILVVSALDGIMPQTAEHVLLARQVGVDHIVVALNKADAGDEELTDLVELEVRELLTAHGYGGDTVPVVRVSGLKALEGDPRWTASVEALLDAVDTYVPMPERYLDAPFLLSVENVLTITGRGTVVTGAVERGTVRVGDRVEVLGASVETVVTGLETFGKPMDEAQAGDNVALLLRGVARDTVRRGHVVAAPGSIVPARRFSARVYVLSAREGGRSTPVATGYRPQFYIRTADVVGDVDLGEAAVARPGDTVTMTVELGRDVPLETGLGFAIREGGRTVGAGTVTTVE, encoded by the coding sequence ATGTCCAAGACGGCGTACGTCCGCACCAAACCACACCTGAACATCGGCACGATGGGCCATGTCGACCACGGCAAGACCACCCTGACCGCCGCCATCACCAAGGTGCTCGCCGAGCGCGGCGCCGGCACGTTCGTGCCGTTCGACCGCATCGACCGCGCCCCCGAGGAGGCGGCGCGCGGCATCACCATCAACATCGCGCACGTCGAGTACGAGACCGACACCCGGCACTACGCGCACGTGGACATGCCCGGCCACGCCGACTACGTCAAGAACATGGTCACCGGTGCCGCCCAGCTCGACGGGGCGATCCTCGTCGTCTCGGCGCTGGACGGGATCATGCCGCAGACCGCCGAACACGTCCTGCTCGCCCGGCAGGTGGGCGTCGACCACATCGTGGTCGCGCTCAACAAGGCCGACGCGGGTGACGAGGAGCTGACCGACCTCGTCGAGCTGGAGGTGCGGGAACTGCTCACCGCACACGGCTACGGCGGTGACACCGTGCCCGTCGTCCGGGTCTCGGGGCTGAAGGCCCTGGAGGGCGACCCGCGGTGGACGGCGTCCGTCGAGGCGCTGCTCGACGCGGTGGACACGTACGTGCCCATGCCCGAGCGGTACCTGGACGCGCCGTTCCTGCTCTCGGTGGAGAACGTCCTCACCATTACCGGCCGCGGCACGGTCGTCACCGGCGCGGTGGAGCGCGGCACCGTCCGCGTCGGCGACCGGGTCGAGGTGCTCGGGGCGTCCGTGGAGACGGTCGTCACCGGGCTGGAGACCTTCGGCAAGCCGATGGACGAGGCCCAGGCCGGGGACAACGTGGCGCTGCTGCTGCGCGGTGTCGCCCGCGACACGGTGCGCCGGGGGCACGTGGTCGCCGCACCCGGCAGCATCGTGCCCGCGCGGCGGTTCTCGGCGCGGGTGTACGTGCTGTCGGCACGCGAGGGCGGGCGTTCGACGCCGGTCGCCACCGGCTATCGGCCGCAGTTCTACATCCGGACCGCGGACGTGGTCGGGGACGTCGACCTCGGGGAGGCGGCGGTGGCGCGGCCCGGGGACACGGTCACGATGACGGTGGAGCTGGGACGGGACGTGCCCCTGGAGACGGGCCTCGGCTTCGCGATCCGTGAGGGCGGGCGGACCGTGGGGGCGGGGACCGTGACCACCGTGGAGTGA
- a CDS encoding spermidine synthase, translated as MNEPLPVSRVTDHGTAKLMPDVDRRRAWLLTVDGAPQSYVDLDEPAHLEFEYTRRLGHVLDTVAEPGRALDVLHLGGGAFTLPRYLAATRPGSRQDVVEADRGLLDLVAEHLPLPDGADITAHAADARAWLEAAPADSADVLVADVFGGSRVPAHLTSVDYAREAARVLRADGVYVANLADSAPFPFLRPQLAGFATLFEELALIAEPGVLRGRRFGNAVLVAAHRPLDTAALARRTAADAFPARVEYGPALRKFTGDARPVRDEDAVPSPVPPAGAFGIG; from the coding sequence GTGAACGAGCCCCTCCCCGTCAGCCGCGTCACCGACCACGGCACCGCCAAGCTCATGCCCGACGTCGACCGGCGGCGGGCCTGGCTGCTCACCGTCGACGGGGCACCCCAGTCGTACGTCGACCTGGACGAGCCGGCGCACCTGGAGTTCGAGTACACGCGCCGGCTCGGCCACGTCCTGGACACGGTCGCCGAACCGGGGCGTGCGCTGGACGTGCTGCACCTCGGCGGCGGCGCGTTCACCCTGCCCAGGTACCTGGCCGCGACCCGGCCCGGCTCGCGGCAGGACGTCGTGGAAGCCGACCGGGGGCTGCTGGACCTGGTCGCCGAGCACCTGCCGCTTCCGGACGGCGCGGACATCACCGCGCACGCCGCCGATGCCCGCGCCTGGCTGGAGGCCGCCCCCGCGGACTCGGCCGACGTCCTGGTCGCCGACGTCTTCGGCGGCTCACGGGTACCCGCCCACCTGACCTCCGTCGACTACGCCCGTGAGGCGGCACGGGTCCTGCGTGCCGACGGCGTGTACGTGGCCAATCTGGCCGACTCCGCGCCGTTTCCCTTCCTGCGCCCGCAACTGGCCGGATTCGCCACGCTCTTCGAGGAGCTGGCGCTGATCGCCGAACCGGGTGTGCTGCGCGGCCGCCGCTTCGGCAACGCCGTCCTCGTCGCCGCGCACCGGCCGCTGGACACGGCCGCGCTGGCCCGGCGCACCGCCGCCGACGCCTTCCCGGCCAGGGTCGAGTACGGGCCGGCCCTGCGGAAGTTCACCGGCGACGCCCGGCCGGTGCGGGACGAGGACGCCGTACCGTCGCCCGTGCCGCCCGCCGGGGCGTTCGGCATCGGCTGA
- a CDS encoding DUF4442 domain-containing protein, whose translation MSIGELLAATVPMVRTLNLEYLETTPEKAVLALPDQSEYRNHVGGPHAGAMFTLGESASGAIVLAAFGDQLSRAVPLPVTAEIAFKKIALGPVTATATLGRPAAEVVAELDQGARPEFPVSVAIQREDGAVTGEMTVIWTLRPNS comes from the coding sequence ATGTCGATCGGCGAGTTGCTCGCCGCCACGGTGCCGATGGTCCGGACCCTGAACCTCGAGTACCTGGAGACCACTCCGGAGAAGGCCGTGCTGGCCCTTCCGGACCAGAGCGAATACCGCAACCACGTCGGCGGACCGCACGCCGGAGCCATGTTCACGCTGGGCGAGTCGGCCAGCGGCGCGATCGTGCTGGCCGCCTTCGGCGACCAGCTCTCCCGGGCGGTGCCGCTGCCGGTCACCGCCGAGATCGCCTTCAAGAAGATCGCGCTCGGTCCGGTCACGGCCACCGCGACCCTCGGCCGCCCCGCCGCCGAGGTGGTCGCCGAACTGGACCAGGGGGCCCGCCCCGAGTTCCCGGTGAGCGTCGCCATCCAGCGCGAGGACGGTGCCGTGACCGGTGAGATGACCGTCATATGGACCCTGCGTCCCAATAGCTGA
- a CDS encoding DedA family protein: MHVQEWLDTVPAAAVYAVVGLVIGLESLGIPLPGEIILVSAALLSSQHGGVDPLLLGAFASAGAVIGDSIGYAIGRRGGRPLLAWLGGKFPRHFGEGHIATAERSFQKWGMWAVFFGRFVALLRIFAGPLAGVLRMPYWKFLIANVLGGIVWAGGTTAVIYYVGVVAESWLKRFSWLGLVAAVAIGVTSMLVLKRKAKKAQPLPAAAE, from the coding sequence TTGCACGTCCAGGAATGGCTCGACACGGTGCCCGCGGCGGCCGTCTACGCCGTCGTCGGACTGGTCATCGGTCTGGAGAGCCTGGGTATCCCGCTGCCGGGCGAGATCATCCTGGTCTCGGCGGCCCTGCTCTCCTCCCAGCACGGCGGCGTCGACCCGCTGCTCCTGGGCGCCTTCGCCAGCGCCGGCGCGGTGATCGGCGACTCCATCGGATACGCCATCGGCCGCAGGGGCGGCCGGCCACTGCTGGCCTGGCTGGGCGGGAAGTTCCCCAGGCATTTCGGCGAGGGGCACATCGCCACCGCCGAACGGTCCTTCCAGAAGTGGGGCATGTGGGCCGTGTTCTTCGGCCGCTTCGTCGCCCTGCTCCGGATCTTCGCCGGTCCGCTGGCCGGCGTCCTGCGGATGCCGTACTGGAAGTTCCTGATCGCCAACGTCCTCGGCGGCATCGTCTGGGCCGGCGGCACCACCGCCGTCATCTACTACGTCGGTGTCGTCGCCGAGTCCTGGCTCAAGCGCTTCTCCTGGCTGGGGCTGGTCGCGGCCGTGGCCATCGGCGTCACCTCGATGCTGGTCCTGAAGCGCAAGGCGAAGAAGGCCCAGCCCCTCCCCGCCGCCGCCGAGTAG
- a CDS encoding gamma carbonic anhydrase family protein, giving the protein MTQKALITGIGGKDPKVDAEAFVAPTSSVIGDVTLHAGTSVWYGAVLRGDVERISVGASSNVQDNCTLHADPGFPVTVGERVSIGHNAVVHGATVEDDCLIGMGATVLNGAVIGAGSLVAAQALVPQGMRVPPGSLVAGVPAKVKRELTEEERQGVTLNGTMYAALATEHREALGGVR; this is encoded by the coding sequence ATGACGCAGAAGGCGCTGATCACGGGCATCGGCGGCAAGGACCCGAAGGTGGACGCGGAGGCCTTCGTGGCGCCGACGTCCTCGGTCATCGGGGACGTGACGCTGCACGCGGGGACGAGCGTCTGGTACGGCGCGGTGCTGCGCGGCGACGTCGAGCGGATCTCCGTCGGCGCGAGCAGCAACGTCCAGGACAACTGCACGCTCCACGCCGACCCGGGCTTCCCCGTCACCGTCGGCGAGCGCGTCTCCATCGGGCACAACGCCGTGGTGCACGGCGCGACCGTGGAGGACGACTGCCTCATCGGCATGGGCGCCACGGTCCTCAACGGCGCGGTGATCGGCGCCGGCTCCCTGGTCGCGGCGCAGGCCCTGGTCCCGCAGGGCATGCGGGTGCCGCCGGGCTCGCTGGTCGCGGGCGTACCCGCGAAGGTGAAGCGGGAGCTGACGGAGGAGGAGCGTCAGGGGGTCACGCTGAACGGGACGATGTACGCGGCGCTGGCCACCGAGCACCGGGAGGCGTTGGGGGGCGTCCGGTAG